One Armatimonadota bacterium DNA window includes the following coding sequences:
- a CDS encoding LptF/LptG family permease: MAVRLLDRYLWRQLRDVFAFGVAIFTTLLLINHLFFVGRLVLQQESSLPVAVQLVVFRLPYFVGFSLPMGMLLAALLTVGRLSDGQEITAMRTSGISLSRIAASVVAAGAVVSVANLALNELLVPSAEERYRHALAVALRRPAPAAQRDVLFRDVQDGIESVYFVRRFLRDEQRMEGVVVNQLERGILRRVIEAPEARYVGDGWEFRDGAMYVLTGEGTVVTRFQRLRVGLRRTPQEIALPPVDPSEMSIRELRRYADVIRRGGGDPTRYVVQAHFKTAVPFSAALFALLAVPLGLRPHRSGTSIGLGLTILVLIGYYIISSITLTLGESGRLPPVPAAWAPNVMLALAGVVLLWRADR; this comes from the coding sequence ATGGCCGTCCGCCTGCTCGACCGCTACCTGTGGCGCCAGTTGCGGGACGTCTTCGCCTTCGGGGTCGCCATCTTCACCACCCTCCTGCTGATCAACCACCTGTTCTTCGTCGGACGCCTGGTGCTGCAGCAGGAGTCCTCCCTGCCGGTGGCGGTGCAGCTGGTGGTCTTCCGGCTGCCGTACTTCGTCGGGTTCAGCCTGCCCATGGGCATGCTGCTGGCTGCCCTGCTCACCGTCGGGCGCCTGTCCGACGGGCAGGAGATCACCGCCATGCGCACCAGCGGCATCAGCCTGTCCCGGATCGCGGCGTCGGTGGTGGCCGCCGGGGCGGTGGTCAGCGTGGCCAACCTGGCCCTCAACGAGCTGCTGGTGCCATCCGCCGAGGAGCGCTACCGCCACGCCCTGGCCGTGGCCCTGCGGCGGCCCGCCCCGGCGGCGCAGCGGGACGTGCTGTTCCGGGACGTGCAGGACGGCATCGAGTCGGTGTACTTCGTCCGGCGGTTCCTGCGGGACGAGCAGCGGATGGAGGGCGTGGTCGTCAACCAGCTGGAGCGCGGCATCCTGCGGCGGGTGATCGAGGCGCCCGAGGCCCGGTACGTCGGGGACGGGTGGGAGTTCCGGGACGGCGCCATGTACGTCCTGACCGGCGAGGGCACGGTGGTCACCCGCTTTCAGCGCCTGCGGGTGGGCCTCCGGCGGACCCCGCAGGAGATCGCGCTGCCCCCGGTGGACCCCTCCGAGATGAGCATCCGCGAGCTGCGGCGGTACGCCGACGTGATCCGCCGGGGCGGAGGCGACCCGACCCGCTACGTGGTCCAGGCCCACTTCAAGACGGCGGTCCCGTTTTCGGCGGCGCTGTTTGCCCTCCTGGCGGTCCCCCTGGGGTTGCGGCCGCACCGCTCGGGCACGTCCATCGGCCTGGGGCTGACCATCCTGGTCCTGATCGGCTACTACATCATCAGCTCCATCACCCTGACCCTCGGCGAGAGCGGCCGCCTGCCCCCGGTGCCGGCGGCGTGGGCTCCCAACGTGATGCTGGCCCTGGCGGGGGTGGTGCTGCTGTGGCGTGCCGACCGCTGA